The Coffea arabica cultivar ET-39 chromosome 6e, Coffea Arabica ET-39 HiFi, whole genome shotgun sequence genome contains the following window.
ACATGACTATCAAATCGTGTCAGCACCATATTTATGGTATGGTGTGACCACAACTTTAAGTGACCGAACGGTTTGATCCCGTAAAGAGTGTGGGAGGTGGTAGTTGGAGAACAAACATTTACCAATTCATCATTATATGGTTACCTTTCTTATTATGATTGGGATggtatttcacaaaataaaataaaaaaacaaaaaacaacagAAGTTGAGTGCAATGAACCTAAAGTGGAGTTGTTATGTACAAAAAAATGGAGTGTCCACACCATCTAGCAAAACCATTACCAAATAAAATGCCATTTAGGTGATTTTGAATATAATGCAAAAACTAGAATGACATCTTGATAGGAATATATAATGGATGAGACGTAGGGATACACTAAATCAAAGAGCACATGATTTCGTTAGTTGAAGACCCTTTGGAGCAAGAGTGCAGCATCTGCAATCTCGACCATGCAAACTAAGACATAATTAGAATTTGTAGGAATTAACATATTATAAATTCAACCAACTAAAGTTTATGTCCCTTTTAGAAAGGGGAAAATATTGTCCACCTATGCTTAGAAAGTTGAAGGTACGATAGTTTTTTGGAATATTGTACCAACAGTTATTTGCCCTGTTTGGCAAGGCAAGTTTTTGCCTAATTTTTCtcttataaatttttttaacaattttaactACAATAATGTTAAAAAACtctccaaaatttttaaaacacatatttcaaaaatatcaaaatatataaataaaactcccttctttcctttcttcttcttgctaACCCACATCAACCTACCACTACCTGCGGCATCGATCGTCTCTTCCGACGCTGgtagaggtttttttttttttaatctttctcttctctctccctctctttcccTCTTATCAGATCTGCACAAGGAAGAGGATGAGGCTGGCGAGGAAGGGAGAGGAAGGGAGAAAGGTGGCTTGGAAGAGGGGAGGAGAAGTGGAGAGGGGAAGGGAGGAGGAATGaggagagggagaaagagaagagaaaaggaaaaaacaaaaaaaaaaaaacttctactGCCACCGACACCAGTTGCCGGCGGGGGTTCCGGCGCCAACAGTTGGCAAGTGGTGAGGTGAGGGAGAAAAagtggaaaggaaagaaaaagaaaaagaaagaaaagaaatttacatcttaaattttttctacaacttctataattagttacagtaaagttttaaataaacaaccaaaaaactcatttgccaaACGAGTGTTATTCTAGTATTGGTGTTTATGTTATAACTAGTTTTTCAGCCTTGATGCCATGCGTCAGGTAGCTGAGACTCGTTATTTTGCTATtgtatttgtgtgttttttttctttgttagatATAGTAGTCATGTGTGTAAGCGTGTGTTTTTTCCTAATTGCATAGATAAACATGACTTTGAAATCAAGTTATCTAACATTCTTAATGTAGCATTAATCAGTAAGTAATGCCTAAAATTAGGTAGAAATAAAGGGCATGGTTATCTAACATTCTTAATGTAGCATTAATCAATAAGCAATGCCTAAAATTAGGTAGACCTAAAAGGCATACGGCTATACCTGTAATGTGTAGCCTTACTTATTAGTCATGTTTCTTCTCTAAGATAAGCAATTtgacaattttcatttttttcgaCAATTTCTGTTTGCTAGTACTTCATATTTAATAGTCTGattgaagaaagaaataaagaaagacaATTATAAAACgaatttatcattttcttttgtttgctaGACTTGAACGAGCATTCaaacatatttaaaaatattttcaaactaGCGTAAAATTGAATTAATCTTTTTTGTATATACAATGgcttttttcttttacattaATTGGTCTAGATGCATGATACATAATTTTTATTCAACTTTAGCCCACCATGACCTTGGTTTATATATACTACCATTTCTTCTAATCAAGATTTCATATTGGATCCTATTCTTTTTTGTTGCAATTTAgatgattgtttgattgatagATTAAAAGTGTTCAAGAATGGAGGGAGCAATAATGGTTTCTTTGGATAGGACATCATCTATTGAAAATGAGTCTCACACTCTCAATATTGAACAACTTCAACTTTCAACAGTAAAtatacattttttctttttttttttccctttcttttggttgtctatctctttgtttttgtttttttggagattttgatgattttggttCTGATAATTTGTATAGGGTGCAGCACTTTATGTGCTGAGTACGAGAAGCATGGAAGAAGCTTTTTGAAATTTCACTAACATAATGGCTTAGATATATAATAATACAGTGTCTAACGATTTCttgagtttaaaattttttcttttctactttctaggttttTGGATTTATAATTCTTACTTATTTGATGATTCTTTCTATTACTTGGTTGATGATCTGTTTTTTTGGTAATCTGTATCATAAGTTGCAAATTTATAGGTTATTTTGTGTTCTTAAACCATGTGCTAAAATAGATgggtttctctttttttttttctttttttttaaaataaaagtgGTATTCAAAATTAAGAGATAGTTGGAATCTTTAAATGGTGAATTCCAAATCGACTTGTGTTTAAGGATAGGTTAGAATAAAATGCTAAGAAATAACCGATAGAGCTATTCTACAAACGGGGTAACAAACTCACATTTAAGATTAGAAAATACGTATTAATAGAGTCAGATTTTCATGCTCGAAAGATAAAAGTTGAGCCTATTGTAAAAGTTCACAAACTATAATCAATTtcttaaattgcatatttttttatgaagaaagtttatctttttgccaaaaaaaaaaaaaaggtttacaTGGGGatccctttatatatatatatatatatatatatatatttggcaAAACAAAAGGACCCAATCTACAGTTTGACAtgtataagttttttttttcaagacgATAACTGTTATATAATCTATTCTATCTTAAAGAGATTTGTATTAGAAATTAACAGGTACACAGACCTTACTGGATCAAAAGGATATTTTGACAccattcttgaatttttttttactgcCGATGAAATTTTGACATCTATATGGTGATAATTGACTTCTCTGCTCAGAAGCCCTTTCTCCGCCCCTACTCGTGAAAAGGAGAGCTACAGAAGCTAACATCAGGGGAAGTGGTACCCAAAAGTACCAGCTGTCATTTTGTGATTGTGAGCAAATAAATACATCGGTCTATTCCCTCTCGGCCTCCTCATAATGTCTCACTTTAAGATCATGCATTGCTTAATGAAGTTTTTGCCCTACCCTATCTATTAAGTACTCAATGCAATGTGTAATTACGTTAACAACTCTAAAATATCACTAATTTGTGCTAAGAACAATATAAGACGAGAATTATGTCGCCTGGTCAATTAACCATGGTAATGACAATTGCAAGATGTGAAAATCGACGAAAACGCCCTCAAGATCCAATTTAACTTTTGTTAAAGCAACGCAAAAGCGCAGATTATGTCCGCATCATTTCAGAAGGGCACGGACAATTTATTTGTTGGGTACATTTTGGAAGCGATTTTCCCATCCTAGATGAATTGCGAGAAAATGGAAGTTCTTCTTTAGGAGTTTttgtttggaaagaaaattgatttagcctctgtttgataactcaattcagtatttaaatttaatggatgtAGACCTTAATATATTCAGACCGTTTGATAACcacaaaattgaacatttgaattaattaagtggcaccgAATTTCTTAGACAGaacttgctcccaaaattaagtgataaccTATTCACTTATCAGTGAATATAATATGCACCCAAATGTATTAGATtcaatacttaacaattcaataacttaatacattcaaatttcagatttcaggtTTCAgactttagttttatcaaaagCACTCTTAATTAAGCTTTACCTTTGATTCTGgctagtttctttcttttcctgctTCCTATTCGAAtcagtgtttttttttaaacaatgcGATTTCTCAATTCTGTGGATTTAATAAAATTCTGTTTTGTTTGGGCTTACTTGTGATTTTGTAGTTTTTGCGCAGCCCATATGTCAGGCCCATGTGAGATATTAGCCtcttacatttttttaaagtttCCTGTATCTGCaggtttttttcttcttctttaaattaaataaaaattgaaagaaatctcgCGCTTTCTCGCTCCACTGTCGCTCTCAATCTCGAACTGAAACAAGTCTGCTAAAAACCCTAGGTAAAGTTCCCTATTTCGATTTTGACTGGAATTCATTTCTTCTGGTTTTAGCTCCATTTTATTGTTTCTCTTCCGTTGAGCAAAAACCCTATTCCTTTTTAtgctttgtgtgtgtgtgtaatttttttttttttttttttgtctttttgggTTTATATAACCTTCTGTTAATTTAGGAGAAATTATAGAGAAAATTTGCTTAAGTTTCTAGCTCTGCTTATtagaatttttattaaaaaaaatgatgatgcATTTCATTTAGAACTGTGCTTTCTTGAGCTGAAAAGGTTAATTTATCAATGTTTCTTGCTTTGTGTTGGATTgactaattatttatttttgaaggGAATTCAGCATGTAGAAGATGGTAAGGTTATTTATGGTTTTGAGGATACGTTAATGTTGAAAACTGATCTGGTATTTTTATGTAGCCTGGTAGACTTGTGTTTGTGTCTTAGAATGTTTCATTGGGTTTTTATAGGGACTTGGTATTTGACtcactcaatttggatttttgatTCGCCAtatgacaaaaaaaaggaaaaaaatgaaatgctgccaaaagaaaatcataaaaatggAATGCTGGGCAGTTCTTTGTAGATACAAGGTTGCGTATGAAAAGATTTTCACGTATTTACGTTCATCgggctgccttttttttttcgctGTAGTTCCTGTGGTGAGGAATGGAAGTAGACGAGGAGAATAGTGTTTCAACTTCAGTTACAGAGCCTATGACCGTAGAAGCTGATGGTAATCAGACTGTGGTATCTGGAGTTGGCGGAATTTCTCTTCAACCAGTCACTGCTAGTGTACCACCTACAATTCCACCTCCTCCTGTTATTCCTAGTATTGCTTCAGGACCAATTGTGCCTCCTTCAATTCCACGACCATTGGCGCCTATCCCTGTTCGTCCTTCTGTATTAAGACCGCCAGTGGCACAAAATGGAGAGACTAGGGGGAGTGGATCTGATTCCGATGAGGATGAAGCAGGACCCAGTCGTGGTACTACTGGGGCATCTGCTGAATATGAGATTTCAGAAGAAAGCAGACTGGTTAGAGAACGGCAGGAGAAAGCCATGCAGGAACTTCTGATGAAGCGACGTGCTGCTGCTCTGGCTGTGCCTACAAATGACATGGCTGTTCGAGCTCGTCTTCGCCGGCTTGGTGAGCCAATTACCCTGTTTGGAGAGAGGGAGATGGAAAGACGGGAACGTTTGCGGAACCTTATGGCAAAGCTTGATTCAGAGGGTCAGTTGGAGAGGCTGATGAAGGCTCATGAGGATGAAGAAGCTTCTGGTTCTGCTACACAAGGGGAGGGACTTGAGGAAGATATTGAATATCCCTTCTACACTGAAGGGTCAAAAGCGCTTCTTGATGCTCGAGTAGACATTGCTAAGTATTCTATTGTAAAGGCAGCTTTGCGTCTTCACCGTGCAAGGAGAAAAAGAGATGATCCTGATGAAGACTTGGATGCTGAAATAGATTGGGCGTTGAAGCAGGCGGGGAACCTGGTACTTGAATGCAGTGAAATTGGAGATGACAGACCCCTTTCAGGTTGCTCCTTTTCATGTGATGGAAAGATGCTTGCCACCTggtacctctctctctctcatgtgCGTGCACACATGCACCCACGTCCACGTGCATGTACAGCCATGTGTGCTAGTCGGTTGTATATGATTGTTGGTTAAACTTTGTGTTTTGTGTGTTCCACTGAGATCTTGTGTCTCTGGTGTATTAACTTGCATAGCTTGCATGATTTGGAATTCATTTTAATCTAAGATTTAAGTTT
Protein-coding sequences here:
- the LOC113697386 gene encoding U4/U6 small nuclear ribonucleoprotein PRP4-like protein, with protein sequence MEVDEENSVSTSVTEPMTVEADGNQTVVSGVGGISLQPVTASVPPTIPPPPVIPSIASGPIVPPSIPRPLAPIPVRPSVLRPPVAQNGETRGSGSDSDEDEAGPSRGTTGASAEYEISEESRLVRERQEKAMQELLMKRRAAALAVPTNDMAVRARLRRLGEPITLFGEREMERRERLRNLMAKLDSEGQLERLMKAHEDEEASGSATQGEGLEEDIEYPFYTEGSKALLDARVDIAKYSIVKAALRLHRARRKRDDPDEDLDAEIDWALKQAGNLVLECSEIGDDRPLSGCSFSCDGKMLATCCLSGVARTWSMPEVKKVSTLKGHTERATDVAFSPTGDQLATASADRTAKLWNKEGSLLNTYEGHLDRLARIAFHPSGKYLGTASFDKTWRLWNVETGEELLLQEGHSRSVYGISFQNDGSLAASCGLDALVRVWDLRSGRSILALEGHVKPVLGVSFSPNGYHLASGGEDNTCRIWDLRKRKSLYVIPAHSNLVSQVKFEPQEGYFLVTGSYDTTAKVWSSRDFKPIKTLSGHEAKVTSLDVVGDGQYIATVSHDRTIKLWSGRNSEKEKTMDVD